The region ACCCTGATCCTGGATGATCTCCTTGCAGTCGACATGACCACGGGCGTATTCGGCTTCGGCCACCAGTGTATTGTGCACCTCGGCCCGGGCAGTATCCCTGACCGCTATCTTGGAGGTCAGCACGCCTCGGGCATGATGACCCTGGAGGTAACCGCTCTCCTTGATCCTGATCAGGTCATCCGCCTGACCACTGATACGGGTGATCATCTCGAGCACCGATTCCGCCGCGCAATAGCTTTCATAATCAATATCAATCAGCCCCACCCGGCCCTTGATCAATTCGAACTCGGTCTTGAAATGCGCTTTTTCATCAATATGCACTTTAGCCCTGGGATATACCTTGATCCCGCCTTTGGGACTGTGTACATGTTTTTCGAAATATGAGTAGCGTGCATTTTTGCCGATCCTGATATTGGCATCCATGATATGCTGGACATCGACCGCCATCGGAAACACGCAATGAGCCAGAAGAGATATCTCCGCGCCGTCTTTGATATCGACTTCCATCAGAATCCTCTGGATTCCACTTTCAGCCATCATGCCGAAACAGAGATGCACCGGCTTTTTTATGACCGTCC is a window of Candidatus Zixiibacteriota bacterium DNA encoding:
- a CDS encoding SufBD protein; translated protein: MSADTSLINTLYDYTGSDPNLQDPETAHLSIDKNKILGMNAVPGLNIETEELDDGIRAHMIVDAGTVIKKPVHLCFGMMAESGIQRILMEVDIKDGAEISLLAHCVFPMAVDVQHIMDANIRIGKNARYSYFEKHVHSPKGGIKVYPRAKVHIDEKAHFKTEFELIKGRVGLIDIDYESYCAAESVLEMITRISGQADDLIRIKESGYLQGHHARGVLTSKIAVRDTARAEVHNTLVAEAEYARGHVDCKEIIQDQG